One Loxodonta africana isolate mLoxAfr1 chromosome 4, mLoxAfr1.hap2, whole genome shotgun sequence genomic region harbors:
- the UCMA gene encoding LOW QUALITY PROTEIN: unique cartilage matrix-associated protein (The sequence of the model RefSeq protein was modified relative to this genomic sequence to represent the inferred CDS: substituted 1 base at 1 genomic stop codon): MAQVSSASVGTRPAAAEEDRGGVLVIKYYEELKDTFQXFVEDKRNEQEERRREAIKQWRQWYYDGLYPPYLFNRHHT; encoded by the exons ATGGCCCAGGTGTCCAG TGCGTCTGTGGGCACCCGGCCGGCAGCTGCCGAAGAGGACCGGGGAGGtgtgctg GTTATTAAG TACTATGAGGAATTGAAGGACACCTTTCAGTAATTTGTGGAGGACAAAAGAAATG AACAGGAAGAGAGAAGGCGGGAGGCCATTAAGCAGTGGCGCCAGTGGTATTATGATGGCCTGTACCCACCATATCTCTTTAACCGTCACCACACCTGA